A genomic stretch from Malus domestica chromosome 15, GDT2T_hap1 includes:
- the LOC103450356 gene encoding GDSL esterase/lipase EXL3-like isoform X1 — MTTLLLRFFLFVCCGLVILGNQAVGGDVVKLPPNATIPAVFMFGDSIVDTGNNNVNLKTPARCNFPPYGREFEGGISTGRYSNGKVPSDLIVEKLGIKELLPAYLDPNLQPNDLLTGVSFAVGATGYDPMTAQIVVSRLAYFFSLAVTPLFDQLRQFEEYIGKLKGIVGEERANFILANSLCFVVASSNDIANTYFVAGVRKLEYDVPSYTDLMLNQASDFFKGLYALGARRIGVFSAPPIGCLPSQRTLGGGVERDCADKPNQAAMLFNSKLSAELDDLKNNLPNSMLIYVDIYNPLLDMIINPTNYGFEVSNKGCCGSGKLEVSILCNRFEPETCTDDSHYLFWDSYHPTEGAYKIIVDELITKYLPHLV, encoded by the exons ATGACCACattattattgagattttttctgtttgtttgttgTGGTCTGGTGATTTTGGGAAACCAAGCGGTTGGAGGTGATGTCGTTAAGCTGCCACCCAATGCAACGATTCCCGCTGTGTTTATGTTTGGCGATTCCATCGTCGATACAGGGAACAATAACGTCAACCTGAAGACGCCAGCTCGGTGTAATTTCCCTCCCTACGGCAGGGAGTTCGAAGGAGGAATATCTACTGGGAGATATTCCAATGGAAAGGTTCCCTCTGACCTCATAG TGGAAAAGTTAGGTATTAAAGAGCTCCTGCCAGCCTATTTGGATCCAAACCTACAGCCCAATGATCTGCTTACAGGTGTCAGCTTTGCCGTTGGTGCCACCGGATATGATCCTATGACAGCCCAAATTGTGGTATCACGACTTGCATATTTCTTTTCATTA GCAGTTACACCATTGTTCGATCAACTGCGGCAATTTGAAGAGTACATAGGAAAGCTCAAAGGAAttgtgggagaagagagagcaaACTTCATCCTAGCCAACAGTCTATGTTTTGTGGTTGCAAGTAGCAACGATATTGCTAATACCTACTTTGTTGCCGGCGTTAGGAAGTTAGAGTATGATGTTCCTTCTTACACTGACCTCATGCTCAATCAAGCTTCCGATTTCTTTAAG GGATTGTATGCATTGGGGGCACGAAGAATTGGTGTTTTCAGTGCACCACCTATTGGGTGTCTGCCATCTCAGAGGACTTTAGGAGGAGGCGTGGAAAGAGATTGTGCAGACAAACCAAACCAAGCAGCCATGCTCTTTAACTCTAAGCTCTCTGCTGAGCTGGACGACCTCAAGAATAACCTACCTAACTCGATGCTGATTTACGTCGACATCTACAACCCACTTTTGGATATGATCATCAACCCTACTAATTACG GGTTTGAAGTTTCGAACAAAGGGTGTTGCGGGAGTGGGAAGCTGGAGGTGTCCATTCTGTGCAATCGATTCGAGCCAGAGACGTGTACGGAtgactctcattatctattttGGGACAGCTACCACCCGACTGAGGGCGCCTACAAAATCATCGTCGACGAACTCATAACAAAATATCTCCCCCACTTGGTGTGA
- the LOC103450356 gene encoding GDSL esterase/lipase EXL3-like isoform X4: MTTLLLRFFLFVCCGLVILGNQAVGGDVVKLPPNATIPAVFMFGDSIVDTGNNNVNLKTPARCNFPPYGREFEGGISTGRYSNGKVPSDLIVEKLGIKELLPAYLDPNLQPNDLLTGVSFAVGATGYDPMTAQIVAVTPLFDQLRQFEEYIGKLKGIVGEERANFILANSLCFVVASSNDIANTYFVAGVRKLEYDVPSYTDLMLNQASDFFKGLYALGARRIGVFSAPPIGCLPSQRTLGGGVERDCADKPNQAAMLFNSKLSAELDDLKNNLPNSMLIYVDIYNPLLDMIINPTNYVSNKGCCGSGKLEVSILCNRFEPETCTDDSHYLFWDSYHPTEGAYKIIVDELITKYLPHLV, translated from the exons ATGACCACattattattgagattttttctgtttgtttgttgTGGTCTGGTGATTTTGGGAAACCAAGCGGTTGGAGGTGATGTCGTTAAGCTGCCACCCAATGCAACGATTCCCGCTGTGTTTATGTTTGGCGATTCCATCGTCGATACAGGGAACAATAACGTCAACCTGAAGACGCCAGCTCGGTGTAATTTCCCTCCCTACGGCAGGGAGTTCGAAGGAGGAATATCTACTGGGAGATATTCCAATGGAAAGGTTCCCTCTGACCTCATAG TGGAAAAGTTAGGTATTAAAGAGCTCCTGCCAGCCTATTTGGATCCAAACCTACAGCCCAATGATCTGCTTACAGGTGTCAGCTTTGCCGTTGGTGCCACCGGATATGATCCTATGACAGCCCAAATTGTG GCAGTTACACCATTGTTCGATCAACTGCGGCAATTTGAAGAGTACATAGGAAAGCTCAAAGGAAttgtgggagaagagagagcaaACTTCATCCTAGCCAACAGTCTATGTTTTGTGGTTGCAAGTAGCAACGATATTGCTAATACCTACTTTGTTGCCGGCGTTAGGAAGTTAGAGTATGATGTTCCTTCTTACACTGACCTCATGCTCAATCAAGCTTCCGATTTCTTTAAG GGATTGTATGCATTGGGGGCACGAAGAATTGGTGTTTTCAGTGCACCACCTATTGGGTGTCTGCCATCTCAGAGGACTTTAGGAGGAGGCGTGGAAAGAGATTGTGCAGACAAACCAAACCAAGCAGCCATGCTCTTTAACTCTAAGCTCTCTGCTGAGCTGGACGACCTCAAGAATAACCTACCTAACTCGATGCTGATTTACGTCGACATCTACAACCCACTTTTGGATATGATCATCAACCCTACTAATTACG TTTCGAACAAAGGGTGTTGCGGGAGTGGGAAGCTGGAGGTGTCCATTCTGTGCAATCGATTCGAGCCAGAGACGTGTACGGAtgactctcattatctattttGGGACAGCTACCACCCGACTGAGGGCGCCTACAAAATCATCGTCGACGAACTCATAACAAAATATCTCCCCCACTTGGTGTGA
- the LOC103450357 gene encoding GDSL esterase/lipase EXL3-like codes for MESSSSCSSQLLSSRLILCVCVVVFGVFQYPTATEGLVMLPSNQTFPAVIVFGDSIMDTGNNNHLKSLVKCNFSPYGRDFQQHKPTGRFGNGKVPSDIIASQLGIQEYLPAYLDPNLRPQDLPAGVVFASGGTGYDPMTPQIVSVISMDDQLKMFKEYIVKLKGVVGEERTQFILSNALVLVVAGSDDIANTYFTIRIRKAQYSVPAYTDLMVNSASSFVKELYKLGARRIGLFSAPPIGCVPSQRTLGGGILRMCAEEYNDAAKLFNIKLSSSLNSLSSALPHSKIVYVDIYNPLLDIILNPAKSGFKVVEKGCCGTGNIEVAVLCNKFDSTCENPSDYVFWDSYHPTERTYNVLIPPLLQRYIKDFFF; via the exons ATggagtcttcttcttcttgttcttcccaGTTGCTGTCGTCCCGGTTGATATTATGCGTTTGTGTTGTAGTTTTTGGTGTTTTCCAGTACCCTACCGCCACAGAGGGACTGGTGATGCTGCCATCAAACCAGACCTTTCCGGCGGTGATTGTGTTTGGCGATTCGATCATGGACACCGGCAACAACAACCATCTTAAGTCACTTGTTAAGTGCAATTTCTCTCCTTATGGACGAGATTTCCAGCAGCACAAGCCTACTGGCAGGTTTGGCAATGGCAAGGTGCCCTCTGACATCATAG CGTCACAATTGGGAATCCAAGAGTATTTGCCGGCATATTTGGATCCAAATCTACGACCGCAAGATCTCCCCGCGGGAGTTGTCTTTGCTTCAGGTGGCACCGGATATGATCCAATGACACCCCAGATAGTG TCAGTTATATCAATGGATGATCAGTTGAAAATGTTCAAAGAGTATATCGTGAAGCTCAAAGGCGTTGTTGGAGAAGAGAGAACCCAGTTCATTCTATCCAACGCTCTAGTTCTAGTGGTTGCCGGCAGCGATGACATCGCCAACACTTATTTTACCATTCGCATAAGAAAAGCTCAATATAGTGTTCCTGCTTACACTGACCTCATGGTCAACTCTGCATCTAGTTTCGTCAAG GAATTGTATAAACTTGGGGCGAGAAGGATCGGCTTGTTCAGTGCACCGCCAATAGGATGTGTGCCTTCACAAAGAACTTTGGGTGGAGGAATTCTGAGAATGTGTGCAGAAGAATACAACGATGCGGCAAAGTTATTCAACATCAAACTGTCCAGCTCACTCAACTCCTTGAGCTCCGCCCTGCCCCACAGTAAAATCGTCTATGTGGATATTTACAATCCACTGCTCGATATAATTCTCAACCCTGCCAAAAGTG ggtttaaagTTGTGGAGAAAGGTTGCTGTGGAACGGGGAACATAGAGGTAGCAGTGTTGTGCAACAAGTTCGATTCTACGTGTGAAAATCCATCCGATTATGTGTTTTGGGACAGTTATCATCCTACAGAACGAACCTACAATGTACtcattcctccacttcttcaGAGATACATTAAAGacttctttttttaa
- the LOC103450356 gene encoding GDSL esterase/lipase EXL3-like isoform X3 — MTTLLLRFFLFVCCGLVILGNQAVGGDVVKLPPNATIPAVFMFGDSIVDTGNNNVNLKTPARCNFPPYGREFEGGISTGRYSNGKVPSDLIVEKLGIKELLPAYLDPNLQPNDLLTGVSFAVGATGYDPMTAQIVAVTPLFDQLRQFEEYIGKLKGIVGEERANFILANSLCFVVASSNDIANTYFVAGVRKLEYDVPSYTDLMLNQASDFFKGLYALGARRIGVFSAPPIGCLPSQRTLGGGVERDCADKPNQAAMLFNSKLSAELDDLKNNLPNSMLIYVDIYNPLLDMIINPTNYGFEVSNKGCCGSGKLEVSILCNRFEPETCTDDSHYLFWDSYHPTEGAYKIIVDELITKYLPHLV; from the exons ATGACCACattattattgagattttttctgtttgtttgttgTGGTCTGGTGATTTTGGGAAACCAAGCGGTTGGAGGTGATGTCGTTAAGCTGCCACCCAATGCAACGATTCCCGCTGTGTTTATGTTTGGCGATTCCATCGTCGATACAGGGAACAATAACGTCAACCTGAAGACGCCAGCTCGGTGTAATTTCCCTCCCTACGGCAGGGAGTTCGAAGGAGGAATATCTACTGGGAGATATTCCAATGGAAAGGTTCCCTCTGACCTCATAG TGGAAAAGTTAGGTATTAAAGAGCTCCTGCCAGCCTATTTGGATCCAAACCTACAGCCCAATGATCTGCTTACAGGTGTCAGCTTTGCCGTTGGTGCCACCGGATATGATCCTATGACAGCCCAAATTGTG GCAGTTACACCATTGTTCGATCAACTGCGGCAATTTGAAGAGTACATAGGAAAGCTCAAAGGAAttgtgggagaagagagagcaaACTTCATCCTAGCCAACAGTCTATGTTTTGTGGTTGCAAGTAGCAACGATATTGCTAATACCTACTTTGTTGCCGGCGTTAGGAAGTTAGAGTATGATGTTCCTTCTTACACTGACCTCATGCTCAATCAAGCTTCCGATTTCTTTAAG GGATTGTATGCATTGGGGGCACGAAGAATTGGTGTTTTCAGTGCACCACCTATTGGGTGTCTGCCATCTCAGAGGACTTTAGGAGGAGGCGTGGAAAGAGATTGTGCAGACAAACCAAACCAAGCAGCCATGCTCTTTAACTCTAAGCTCTCTGCTGAGCTGGACGACCTCAAGAATAACCTACCTAACTCGATGCTGATTTACGTCGACATCTACAACCCACTTTTGGATATGATCATCAACCCTACTAATTACG GGTTTGAAGTTTCGAACAAAGGGTGTTGCGGGAGTGGGAAGCTGGAGGTGTCCATTCTGTGCAATCGATTCGAGCCAGAGACGTGTACGGAtgactctcattatctattttGGGACAGCTACCACCCGACTGAGGGCGCCTACAAAATCATCGTCGACGAACTCATAACAAAATATCTCCCCCACTTGGTGTGA
- the LOC114821517 gene encoding GDSL esterase/lipase EXL1-like, protein MGRDGTGRGVPSRVWCAKNGWNELFHGTDFGCFCVPPPPLGTGLFHVCGTQCFTILRQIYPMSFSKITPSFRPVPSRPVPSRPVPSRPVPSRPVPSRPIPFRLRTKRTLSAPPIGCVPSQRTVKGGIQRDCDEKQNQASQLFNSKLFVEMDHLNKNLLNLRVVYIDIYNSLLDLIINPAKYGFEVANKGCCGTGTIEVTKLCNQLQPAGVCIDDSKYVFWDSYHPTERAYNIIVKQILDNYTSHFI, encoded by the exons atgggacgggacggaacgggacgaggcgttccgtcccgcgtttggtgcgccaaaaatgggtggaacgagCTGTTCCACGgaacagattttgggtgtttttgcgtcccacctcccccccttggaacgggtttgttccatgtctgtggaacacaatgttttaccattttaagacaaatataccccatgtctttttcaaaaattacaccttcgttccgtcccgtcccgtcacgtcccgtcccgtcccgtcccgtcccgtcccgtcccgtcccgtcccgtcccgtcccgtcccgtcccattccgttccgtctgcgtaccaaacgcaccctaagtgCACCACCTATCGGATGTGTACCTTCTCAACGAACGGTAAAAGGAGGCATACAAAGAGATTGTGACGAAAAACAAAACCAAGCATCACAGTTGTTCAATTCCAAGCTCTTTGTGGAGATGGACCACCTTAACAAAAACCTGCTAAACTTGAGAGTGGTCTACATTGACATCTACAATTCGCTACTCGATCTAATCATAAACCCCGCTAAATACG GGTTTGAAGTTGCGAATAAAGGGTGTTGTGGTACTGGCACCATTGAAGTAACAAAACTATGCAACCAGCTCCAACCTGCAGGAGTCTGCATAGATGACTCTAAGTATGTTTTCTGGGACAGCTACCATCCAACCGAAAGAGCGTACAACATCATTGTGAAGCAGATTCTAGACAATTATACCAGCCACTTCATCTGA
- the LOC103450356 gene encoding GDSL esterase/lipase EXL3-like isoform X2: MTTLLLRFFLFVCCGLVILGNQAVGGDVVKLPPNATIPAVFMFGDSIVDTGNNNVNLKTPARCNFPPYGREFEGGISTGRYSNGKVPSDLIVEKLGIKELLPAYLDPNLQPNDLLTGVSFAVGATGYDPMTAQIVVSRLAYFFSLAVTPLFDQLRQFEEYIGKLKGIVGEERANFILANSLCFVVASSNDIANTYFVAGVRKLEYDVPSYTDLMLNQASDFFKGLYALGARRIGVFSAPPIGCLPSQRTLGGGVERDCADKPNQAAMLFNSKLSAELDDLKNNLPNSMLIYVDIYNPLLDMIINPTNYVSNKGCCGSGKLEVSILCNRFEPETCTDDSHYLFWDSYHPTEGAYKIIVDELITKYLPHLV; encoded by the exons ATGACCACattattattgagattttttctgtttgtttgttgTGGTCTGGTGATTTTGGGAAACCAAGCGGTTGGAGGTGATGTCGTTAAGCTGCCACCCAATGCAACGATTCCCGCTGTGTTTATGTTTGGCGATTCCATCGTCGATACAGGGAACAATAACGTCAACCTGAAGACGCCAGCTCGGTGTAATTTCCCTCCCTACGGCAGGGAGTTCGAAGGAGGAATATCTACTGGGAGATATTCCAATGGAAAGGTTCCCTCTGACCTCATAG TGGAAAAGTTAGGTATTAAAGAGCTCCTGCCAGCCTATTTGGATCCAAACCTACAGCCCAATGATCTGCTTACAGGTGTCAGCTTTGCCGTTGGTGCCACCGGATATGATCCTATGACAGCCCAAATTGTGGTATCACGACTTGCATATTTCTTTTCATTA GCAGTTACACCATTGTTCGATCAACTGCGGCAATTTGAAGAGTACATAGGAAAGCTCAAAGGAAttgtgggagaagagagagcaaACTTCATCCTAGCCAACAGTCTATGTTTTGTGGTTGCAAGTAGCAACGATATTGCTAATACCTACTTTGTTGCCGGCGTTAGGAAGTTAGAGTATGATGTTCCTTCTTACACTGACCTCATGCTCAATCAAGCTTCCGATTTCTTTAAG GGATTGTATGCATTGGGGGCACGAAGAATTGGTGTTTTCAGTGCACCACCTATTGGGTGTCTGCCATCTCAGAGGACTTTAGGAGGAGGCGTGGAAAGAGATTGTGCAGACAAACCAAACCAAGCAGCCATGCTCTTTAACTCTAAGCTCTCTGCTGAGCTGGACGACCTCAAGAATAACCTACCTAACTCGATGCTGATTTACGTCGACATCTACAACCCACTTTTGGATATGATCATCAACCCTACTAATTACG TTTCGAACAAAGGGTGTTGCGGGAGTGGGAAGCTGGAGGTGTCCATTCTGTGCAATCGATTCGAGCCAGAGACGTGTACGGAtgactctcattatctattttGGGACAGCTACCACCCGACTGAGGGCGCCTACAAAATCATCGTCGACGAACTCATAACAAAATATCTCCCCCACTTGGTGTGA
- the LOC103450356 gene encoding GDSL esterase/lipase EXL3-like isoform X5, protein MKFTKWSFSFVSVVATGVEKLGIKELLPAYLDPNLQPNDLLTGVSFAVGATGYDPMTAQIVVSRLAYFFSLAVTPLFDQLRQFEEYIGKLKGIVGEERANFILANSLCFVVASSNDIANTYFVAGVRKLEYDVPSYTDLMLNQASDFFKGLYALGARRIGVFSAPPIGCLPSQRTLGGGVERDCADKPNQAAMLFNSKLSAELDDLKNNLPNSMLIYVDIYNPLLDMIINPTNYGFEVSNKGCCGSGKLEVSILCNRFEPETCTDDSHYLFWDSYHPTEGAYKIIVDELITKYLPHLV, encoded by the exons ATGAAATTTACAAAATGGTCCTTTAGTTTTGTGAGTGTTGTGGCAACTGGCG TGGAAAAGTTAGGTATTAAAGAGCTCCTGCCAGCCTATTTGGATCCAAACCTACAGCCCAATGATCTGCTTACAGGTGTCAGCTTTGCCGTTGGTGCCACCGGATATGATCCTATGACAGCCCAAATTGTGGTATCACGACTTGCATATTTCTTTTCATTA GCAGTTACACCATTGTTCGATCAACTGCGGCAATTTGAAGAGTACATAGGAAAGCTCAAAGGAAttgtgggagaagagagagcaaACTTCATCCTAGCCAACAGTCTATGTTTTGTGGTTGCAAGTAGCAACGATATTGCTAATACCTACTTTGTTGCCGGCGTTAGGAAGTTAGAGTATGATGTTCCTTCTTACACTGACCTCATGCTCAATCAAGCTTCCGATTTCTTTAAG GGATTGTATGCATTGGGGGCACGAAGAATTGGTGTTTTCAGTGCACCACCTATTGGGTGTCTGCCATCTCAGAGGACTTTAGGAGGAGGCGTGGAAAGAGATTGTGCAGACAAACCAAACCAAGCAGCCATGCTCTTTAACTCTAAGCTCTCTGCTGAGCTGGACGACCTCAAGAATAACCTACCTAACTCGATGCTGATTTACGTCGACATCTACAACCCACTTTTGGATATGATCATCAACCCTACTAATTACG GGTTTGAAGTTTCGAACAAAGGGTGTTGCGGGAGTGGGAAGCTGGAGGTGTCCATTCTGTGCAATCGATTCGAGCCAGAGACGTGTACGGAtgactctcattatctattttGGGACAGCTACCACCCGACTGAGGGCGCCTACAAAATCATCGTCGACGAACTCATAACAAAATATCTCCCCCACTTGGTGTGA
- the LOC103450358 gene encoding GDSL esterase/lipase EXL3-like, producing the protein MHADAGELGLFIPKLIRLQMQSSYVILVIFLCNIISMSNVTEAAATVKLPENVTIPAVIVFGDSIVDTGNNNKNFVTFARCNFLPYGKDLKGGMPTGRYSNGKVPSDFIVEAFGIKELLPAYLDPTLQPNDLLTGVVIANGAAGYDPLTAKLGVVASLSDQMKQFKEYIEKLKGIVGEEKTNFIIKNSLIFVVAGSNDISNTYFLTGARRLEYDVPSYTDFMLKHASDFVKDLYGLGVRRIGVLSAPPIGCVPSQRTVNGGIERDCDERQNQACQLFNSKLNVEMDRLNKILPNSRVVYIDIYNPLLDIIKNPAKYGFEVANKGCCGTGLIEVTKLCNQLQQVCTDDSNYVFWDSYHPTETAYKIIVKQMLDNYSSRFF; encoded by the exons ATGCATGCAGATGCAGGAGAACTAGGTCTGTTTATTCCTAAACTGATCAGGCTGCAGATGCAATCGTCATATGTAATTTTAGTGATTTTCTTGTGCAATATTATTAGTATGAGTAACGTTACTGAGGCAGCCGCAACAGTCAAGCTACCGGAGAATGTGACTATCCCGGCTGTTATTGTATTCGGAGATTCAATTGTTGATACcggcaacaacaacaaaaacttcGTGACATTTGCACGCTGCAATTTCTTACCCTATGGAAAAGACCTCAAGGGAGGAATGCCAACCGGCAGATATTCCAATGGAAAGGTTCCCTCAGACTTCATAG TGGAAGCATTCGGAATCAAGGAGCTGTTGCCGGCATATTTGGATCCAACCCTGCAGCCTAATGACCTCCTTACCGGTGTTGTCATAGCTAACGGTGCTGCAGGTTATGATCCATTGACAGCAAAACTCGGG GTAGTTGCATCGCTATCCGACCAAATGAAACAGTTCAAGGAGTACATAGAAAAGCTGAAAGGAATTGTTGGAGAGGAGAAAACAAACTTCATTATAAAAAACAGTCTGATTTTTGTGGTAGCCGGCAGTAACGATATTTCTAATACCTATTTTCTTACCGGTGCTAGGAGATTGGAGTATGACGTTCCTTCTTACACCGACTTCATGCTCAAACATGCCTCTGATTTCGTCAAG GACTTGTATGGATTGGGGGTACGAAGAATAGGTGTACTAAGTGCACCACCTATCGGATGTGTACCATCTCAACGAACGGTAAATGGAGGCATAGAAAGAGATTGTGACGAAAGACAAAACCAAGCATGTCAGCTGTTCAATTCCAAGCTCAATGTGGAGATGGATCGCCTTAACAAAATCCTACCAAACTCGAGAGTGGTCTACATTGACATCTATAATCCGCTACTCGATATCATAAAAAATCCCGCTAAATACG GGTTTGAAGTTGCGAATAAAGGGTGTTGTGGTACTGGCCTTATTGAAGTAACAAAACTGTGCAATCAGCTCCAACAGGTCTGCACAGATGACTCTAACTATGTTTTCTGGGACAGCTACCATCCAACCGAAACAGCGTACAAGATCATTGTGAAGCAGATGCTCGACAATTATTCCAGCCGCTTCTTCTAA